From Streptomyces sp. NBC_01551:
GGCGGACACCCGTGAGGCGATCAAGGGCGGCGGCTTCGACGCCGTTCTCTTCACGTCGTCCTCGACGGTGCGCAACCTCGTCGGCATCGCCGGCAAGCCGCACAACGTCACCGTCATCGCCTGCATCGGACCGGCGACCGCCAAGACGGCGGAGGAGCACGGCCTGCGCGTCGACGTCCTGTCGCCCGAGCCGAGCGTCAGCAAGCTGGCCGAGGCCCTCGCCGAGTACGGCGCGGCCCGCCGTGAGGCGGCCAAGGAGGCCGGCGAGACGGTGTTCCGCCCGAGCGAGCGCCGCCCCGGCGCGCGGCGGCGCCGCACCACCTGACCGGTGGGCAGAGGCTGATCAGGGCCCGGACGCACCGCGTCCGGGCCCTGACCCGTGCCGGGGGGGGCGTCCGCGCGGCGGGCCCGGCCGGGAGCGCCGTCGGGCACGCCCTACGCTGGATCCCGACTGTTCTCGAAGCTCGAAGAGGCGACTGAGTATGAGCGCGTACGGATCCTTCCCCGGCTCCCGGCCCCGCCGGCTGCGGACCACCCCGGCGATGCGGCGGATGGTCGCGGAGACCCGGCTGCACCCCTCGGACCTGATCCTCCCCGCGTTCGTGCGCGAGGGCATCAGCGAGCCGCTGGCCATCTCCGCGATGCCGGGCGTGGTCCAGCACACCCGGGACACGTTGCGGAAGGCCGCAGTGGAGGCGGTGGAGGCGGGCGTCGCGGGCATCATGCTCTTCGGCGTCCCGGCCGACGAGAACAAGGACGCGCTGGGCACGGCGGGCACCGAGCCGGACGGCATCCTCCAGGTCGCGATCCGCGACGTGAAGGCGGAGGTCGGCGACGACCTCGTCATCATGTCCGACCTGTGCCTGGACGAGTACACCGACCACGGCCACTGCGGCGTCCTGGACGAGCACGGCCGCATCGACAACGACGCCACGCTGGAGCGGTACGCGGAGATGGCCCAGGTCCAGGCTGACGCGGGCGTCCACGTGGTGGGCCCCAGCGGCATGATGGACGGTCAGGTCGGCGTCGTCCGCGACGCCCTCGACGAGACCGGCCACGAGGACGTCGCGATCCTCGCCTACACCGCGAAGTACACCTCCGCCTTCTACGGCCCCTTCCGCGAGGCCGTCGGCTCCTCGCTCCAGGGCGACCGCAAGACGTACCAGCAGGACCCGGCGAACGCCCGCGAGTCCCTGCGGGAGCTGGCGCTGGACCTGGAGGAGGGTGCCGACATGGTCATGGTCAAGCCGGGCGGCCCCTACCTCGACATCCTCTACCGGGTCGCGCAGGCCGTGGACGTACCGGTGTCCGCGTACCAGATCAGCGGCGAGTTCGCGATGATCGAGGCGGCGGCCGAGAAGGGCTGGATCGAGCGCGACCGCGCCATCCTGGAGTCCCTGCTCGGCTTCAAGCGGGCGGGCGCGGACACGATCCTCACCTACTGGGCGACCGAGGTCGCCGGCTGGCTCCGCCAGGAGCGCTAGGCCGACTGGCCGTACCCCGGTGCCGGGCGCACCCTGGAGGGATAGAGGTCGACCTCTGGAGGTGAGTCACCATGTCCACGCTGGTCGGGTGGCATGTGGAGCTGGAATTCACCGAGGAGGGCAACCGCACGAGCGCGGCTGCCCTGGTCAGACTCGGGGACGGCTCCGAGATGAGGGCGCGCGGCTACGCCATGCGCCACCCCACCGACCCGGAGCAGCTGCGGGTCGGCGAGGAGATCGCGGGATCGCGAGCGCTGATGGATCTCGCGTCCCAGATGCTGCAGAAGGCGCACGCCGAGATCGACGAGGTCTCCGGCAGACATTCCTATCCGCTGACCCAGTGAGTCAGACCCGTCCAGGTTGAGGGCGAGAGCGTGAGGGTCGGGCCGTGCGGGACTTTCGAGTCCCGCACGTGCACTTCGTCTGCCGACGTGCAGGGGGCCACCTCGACGCATGCGCCGCCCTCGCTGCCGCTGTAGCTGGACTTCCGCCAGGCGATGGCGACCTCCAGGCACTGGCCGCCCTCGCTGCCGCTGTAGCTCGACTTGAACCACTTGAGATGGGTGCTCATCACTCTCCTAGCAGCTGGTCCAACAGGCCTTTCGTCTGAACGACGTTGAGGGCCTGGGATCGCAGCATTGCATACTTCTGGGAGAGGATGCTGACCTCGTTGGGGTCCCGAACGAGGATGCTGCCGCGCTGGGTCTCCGAGTACGCGAGGCGCTGGAGGTCGGGGGTTTCCAGGAGGATGAACGGTCCGTCGAGACCGGCGTGAGCGGTGATGCCCAGGGGCAGGACCTGGAGCGAGATGGTCGGGCGGTCGGCGCAGGCCCGCAGGTGGCGCAGCTGCTCGCGGTAGATCTCCTCGCCGCCGATCCGGTCGCGCAGGGCGGCTTCCCAGACGACGAACCCGAGGGTGGGCGGAACCGGGCGGCCCAGTATTTCCTGGCGCTTCATGCGACGGGCGGTCTGGAACTCGATCTTCTCCTCTCCCATGTACGGGACGCGGCAGCGGAACACGGCGCGGGCGTAGGCCTCGGTCTGGAGCAGGCCCGGGACGATCAGCGTGTCGTACCAGGACAGGGAGAAGGCCTCGGCCTCGCGCTCGAAGTACTCCTCCGCCCACGGCGGGATCGAGTCCACCTCGGGCATCTTGTTCGCGGCGACCGCCAGGAGCCCGGGCAGCCCCAGGATCCGGTCCATCCGCTCGGCGACGTCGGGCATCAGTACGCGTCTGCCCTGCTCGATGGAGGCGAGCGTCTCGATGTCCATCACGACCTGCTCGGCGAGCTCGCGCTGGGTCAGTCCTTTGGCGACGCGGGCGGCGGCAACCAGTGCGCCGACCATCTTCATCGCCGTCGCATTGGGCCGGGGCCTTTTCCTGGGTGGCATGAACGTGAACTCCCCACCTGGGCATGAGAGATAGCCGTACCAACCCGTACTCGGCAATCAGTACGGGTTGGACGTCTCACTCACGCTAGTCACGGACGGCGACGATCGTCAGGTGAATCTGAATATTCAACCCGCCCTGATGCGGGACCGCCTCTACCCGCGCAGTCGCCAAACCATCGGCTCTGCCAGGGAGTTCACCGGTGTCACCCTTGACGCGTGGGGTGTGACATCGCGCCGGTACGACCTGTTGCTCTGCGTGAGCGAGCTCGCCACCAACGCCCTGCTGCACGGCGTACCGCCCGGCCGGGGCTACCGGCTGCGGCTGCTCCGGTTCGAGGGCGTCGTGCGGGTCGAGGTCCACGACAGCGGCGCCGGGCGGCCCCGGATCGCCGAGCGGGACCCGTCGGCCGAGCGGGGGCGGGGGCTGCTGCTCGTCGCCGCGCTCGCGGACCGGTGGGGGGTCGGGGTGCGGACGCCCGGAAAGGTGGTGTGGGCCGAGTTCGACGGCTGACGCCGGGGCTCAGCCGAGCCGGGCCTCCAGGCGGGCCATGGCGTCGGCCAACTCGGCCGCCGCGCCCAGCGGGACGATCGCCGCCCGGCCCGGGACGCGGACCCCGCCCGTCAGGGCCACGCGGGTGCCGCCGCCCGGCTCCGGCGCGGCGGCCATGCCGATGATCAGGAACCGGCTCTGCAACCAGCACCAGCCGGGCCGCAGCACGCCCCGGAAGTGGGCCCGCAGCCCCCACCGGCTGCGGGCCAGCGCCTCCACCCGGTCGCCGGTCACCCGCAGCACGCGGACCCGGCGCATGTCCGGCTGGAAGCGGCCGAACTCGCCCTCCAGGTCGGACATGACCGCCCACACCCGCTCGACCGGCGCGGGCAGGACCCGTTCGACGACCCGGGCCCCCCGGATGCCGGCCGCCATGATCCGCAGCCGGGCCACCGTGTCGATCGCGGCCGCGCCACTCGCGTACGCCGTCATGAGAACCACGCCTTCCGAAAGCTCGAACGGGCCCGGTGCAGCCGGGATTTGGCGGTGCCCGCCGGGACGCCGAGGAGGGCCGCCGCGGACTCCTCGTCCAGGCCCTCCACGTCCCGCAGGACCAGGACGGCCCGGTGGCCGGGAGAGAGCCGGGCCAGCACGTCGTCGATGTCGGCGGCCAGCTGCGGATCCCCGCGCTCCGGTACGTCGGCCAGCTCGGCCGGGACGGCGCGCGCCGCGCGTTGGGCGACCCGTACCGCCTCGCGCACCGCGATGGCCCGCACCCAGCCGTACAGGGTCTCCGGCTCGCGCAGGCCCCGTAGCGCCTTGAACACGGCGACCAGCGCCTCCTGCGTGGCGTCCGGGCCGTCGGCCCGCGCGATCGGGGTGCAGATCCGGGCGACGTACGGGGTGAGGTGGTCGAGCAGGTCGTCCATCGCGAGGGTGTTCCCGGCACGGGCCGCCCGGGCGAGGGCGATGCCGCGGTCCCGGTCGGCCGGGCTCACCGGGCGCGGGCCAGCCGGGCCGCCGCCCAGCCCAGGCCGAGGCAGGCGGGCGTGTACAAGGCGAGGTTGAGGAAGCGGAACGGGCCGGGCGGGGTGTCGAGGAGCCCGGCCGCCCAGCCCAGGCCCGCCAGGCCCCGTACGGCCAGCCCGCCCGCGACGGCGCCCGTGACCAGCCGGGTCGCGGCCCCGCCGCGGCCGTGGGCGTGCGCCAGGACGGCGCCGGCGGCCGTGAGGGTCAGCGCCGCCAGCGGGAGCACCACGCGCGGGGCGAAGGACACCTCCGTGCCGAGCACGGCCAGCGACAGCGCCCGCTCGCTCGCGGCGGGCCAGGTCAGGCCGGTGGCCCAGTACAGGTGCGCGAGCCCGTCCGCGGCCAGTACCGCCGCGGCCGCGATCCCCGTACGGCGCCTCCGTGCTGTCTCGTTCATGAGCGCTCCCCCTCGGTGTGGACGGCCGACACCCAAAGGAGGAGGCGCACAGGGAGAAGGTTCCCTGTGCGCCTCGTCACACCGGCGGGGCGAGGGCCGTCAGAGGCGCTCGGGGGTCCGGATGCCCAGCAGGGACATGCCCTTGGTGAGCGTGCGGGCCGTCAGGTCGCACAGGAACAGGCGGTTCTCGCCGACGACGAGCTCCGGCTCCGGCTTGATGACCGGGCACTGGTCGTAGAACGTCGTGAACAGCGAGGACAGCTGGTAGAGGTACGCGGCCAGCTTGTGCGGGGCGTGCTCGGCGGCGGCCTCGGCGATCAGCTCGCCGAACCCGTCCAGGTGCAGGCCCAGCGCACGCTCGGCCGGGGCCAGCTCCAGCTCCGGGTGCGCGACCGGGGTGCGGTCGCCCGCCTCGGCCGCCTTGCGCAGGATCGACTTGATGCGGGCGTACGCGTACTGGAGGTACACGGACGTGTCGCCGTTGAGCGAGACCATCTGGTCCAGGTCGAACTTGTAGTCGCGCGCGGCCGAGGTGGAGAGGTCCGCGTACTTCACGGCGCCGATGCCCACGAACTGGCCGTTCTCGACGATCTCCGCCTCGGACAGGCCGACCTTCTCCGCCTTCTCGCGCACGACGGCGGTCGCCCGGTCCACGGCCTCGTCGAGGAGGTCCACCAGCCGGACCGTCTCGCCCTCACGGGTCTTGAACGGCTTGCCGTCCTTGCCGAGGACCGTGCCGAAGGCGAGCTGGACGGCCTGGACGTCCTCGTTCAGCCAGCCGGCGCGGCGGGCCGTCTCGAAGACCATCTTGAAGTGGAGCGACTGGCGCGCGTCCACGACGTAGATGAGGGTGCTTGCCTTCAGGTTGCCGACGCGGTCGCGGATCGCCGACAGGTCGGTCGCGGCGTAGCCGAAGCCGCCGTCCGACTTCTGGACGATCAGCGGGGTCGGGTTGCCGTCCGGTCCCTTGTACTCGTCGAAGAACACGCACAGCGCGCCGTTGGAGCGGACGGCGACGCCCGAGTCCTCCAGCAGCTTGCAGGTCTCCGTCAGCATGTCGTTGTAGCCGGACTCACCGACCACGTCCGCGTCCTGGATGTCCATGTCCAGCTTGTTGAAGACGGAGTAGAAGTAGATCTTCGACTCGTCCACGAACCGCTGCCACATGGCGAGGGTCTCGTCGTCACCGGCCTGGAGGTCCACCACCCGGGCCCGGGCCCGCGTCTTGAACTCCTCGTCGGAGTCGAAGAGCGCGCGCGAGGCCTTGTAGAGGCGGTTCAGGTTGGACATGGCCTCCTCGCCGGAGACCTCGATGTCCTCTTCGGCGCTCGTGGCGGCCTTGTGGTCCAGCTCGTGCGGGTGCTCGATCAGGTACTGGATGAGCATGCCGAACTGGGTGCCCCAGTCGCCGATGTGGTGGCGGCGGACCACCTTCTCGCCCGTGAACTCCAGGATCTCGACCATCGCGGCGCCGATCACGGCGGAACGCAGGTGGCCGACGTGCATCTCCTTGGCGACGTTCGGCTGCGCGTAGTCGATCACCGTGGTCCCCGCGTTCGGGGAGTACGGGACGCCGAGCCGGTCGTCACCTGCGCGCGCGGCCAGGGTCTCGATGATCGCCCGGTCGGAGACGGTGATGTTGAGGAAGCCGGGGCCCGAGACCTCGATCTCCTTGATCACATCGCCCTCGCCGCCGGTCGGGATCCCCCCGACCACGGTCGTCGCGAGCTCGCGCGGGTTGGCCTTGGCCTTCTTCGCGAGCGCCAGGATGCCGTTGGCCTGGAAGTCGGCCCGGTCGCTTCGTCGCAGCAGCGGGTCGGCGGCGCCGGCCTCCGGCAGGGCGGAGGCGAGGGCGTCCGCGACGCGCTGATTGACGGAAGAAGCGAGGGAAGGGACCGATGCCATGAGCTGCCGTTCCTGTGAGGTGGGGGTGGGTGCTGCGATTGGTTGTTCCGACAAGTGCCGAGTATCCCACGCGTGCGCCATCCGTTTCGCGGCATAAAACAACCACGGAGCGCCCTGTGACGTCTGGGAGAATGGCTGAAGCCAGCATTCGAGATAGAAGGACGTGTCGTGGCTCAGAGCAGCACCGAGACCGACTGGGTCTCCCGTTTCGCGGACGAGGTCATCGCCGAGGCGGAGCGCCGAGCACCCGGCAAACCTGTCGTCGTCGCGTCCGGACTCTCCCCCTCCGGCCCCATCCACCTGGGCAACCTGCGCGAGGTCATGACCCCGCACCTGGTCGCCGACGAGATCCGCCGCCGCGGCATCGAGGTCCGGCACGTCCTGTCCTGGGACGACTACGACCGCTACCGCAAGGTGCCGGCCGGCGTCGAGGGCGTCGACCCGTCGTGGGCGCAGCACATCGGCAAGCCGCTGACCGCGGTCCCGGCCCCGGCCGGTTCGGCGCACGGCAGCTGGGCCGAGCACTTCAAGGCCGCCATGGTCGAGGCGCTGGCCGAGCTGGGCGTCGAGTACGACCCGATCAGCCAGACCGAGCAGTACACCACCGGCGCGTACCGCGAGCAGGTGCTGTTCGCGATGAAGCACCGCGGCGACATCGACGCCGTGCTCGACCAGTACCGGACGAAGGTCAAGCCGGGCGGCAAGAAGCCGCAGCAGAAGCCGGTCGACGAGGCCGAGCTGGAGGCCGCCGAGGGCTCCGGCGCGGCCGCCGAGGACGACGGCAGCGCGGCGGGCTCCGAGTACTTCCCGTACAAGCCGTACTGCGGCGAGTGCGGCAAGGACTTCACCAAGGTCACCTCGTACAACGACGAGACGACCGAGCTGACCTACGTCTGCACCGAGGACGAGTTCACCGAGACGGTCAAGCTCAGCGAGTTCAACCGCGGCAAGCTGGTCTGGAAGGTCGACTGGCCGATGCGCTGGGCCTTCGAGGGCGTGATCTTCGAGCCGTCGGGCGTGGACCACTCCTCGCCCGGGTCGTCCTTCCAGGTCGGCGGGCAGATCGTGCACATCTTCGGCGGCGAGCAGCCGATCGGCCCGATGTACGCGTTCGTCGGCATCAGCGGCATGGCCAAGATGTCCTCCTCGAAGGGCGGGGTCCCGACTCCGGCCGACGCGCTGAAGATCATGGAGCCGCAGCTGCTGCGCTGGCTGTACGCGCGCCGCCGCCCGAACCAGTCCTTCAAGATCGCGTTCGACCAGGAGATCCAGCGGCTCTACGACGAGTGGGACAAGCTGGAGGGCAAGGTCGCCGACGGCTCCGTGCTGCCGGCCGACGCCGCGGCGCACACGCGCGCCGTGCGGACCGCCGCCGGTGAGCTGCCGCGCACCCCGCGCCCGATGCCGTACCGGACGCTCGCGTCCGTCGTCGACATCACCGCCGGGCACGACGAGCAGACCCTGCGCATCCTGTCCGACCTGGACCCGACGACGCCGCTGACCTCGCTCGACGAGGTCCGGCCGCGCCTGGACCGCGCCGAGAACTGGATCACCACCCAGGTCCCGGCGGACCAGCGCACGCTGGTGCGGGAGGACGCCGACACCGAGCTGCTGTCGTCGCTGGACGACGAGGGGCGGGAGTCGCTGCGGCTGCTGGTCGACGGGCTCGACTCGCACTGGTCGCTGGACGGGCTCACCACCCTCGTCTACGGCGTGCCGAAGGTGATGGCGGGGCTGGAGCCGGACGCGAAGCCGACGCCGGAGCTGAAGGTCGCGCAGCGGACGTTCTTCGCACTGCTGTACCGCCTGCTCGTGACCCGGGAGACCGGGCCGCGCCTGCCGACGCTGCTGCTGGCGGTGGGGGCGGACCGGGTGCGCAAGCTGCTGGCCGCCTGACCCCGTAGGCACGGCATGTGAAAGGGCCCGCACCCCGAGGGGGCGCGGGCCCTTTCGCATGCCTTGGTGTTTTCGTCAGGCGATGTGCTCGCTCTCCAGCTCGCGCTGGTAGCGCATCTTCAGGCCCGGCATGAGCTTGCGGATCATCGAGGAGCTGCGGGGGTGCTCGATCCCGTGGCGGTCGGCGAGGTGTATGTCCACCTGCTCCGGGGTCGGGAAGTCGGAGTGCTCGTCGAGGTAGGAGCGGAACACCTCGTAGGCCGCCTCGTTGAACTTGACCTGGTCGAAGCCGGAGTCGTCGTCATCGGCCGTCGCGGGTGCGTCGGCGTCGGCGTCGGCGGGCGGCTCGGGGAGCTCCTCCTGCTGCGGACCCTCCGCCTCCGGAGCCGGCTCCCCGGGGTTGTAGCCGCCCTCGTACGAGGCCTGCGGGGCGAGCGGCGCCGCGAACCAGGCGCTGTTGTGCGCGGCCGGCATGGCGGTCGGATCCACCGCGAACGCGGGGGGAAGGTGCCCGTTCGCCTGGCCGGCGCTCTGACCCGGGAACGGGCCGTTCACCGGGCCCTGGCCCTGGCCCTGGTTGTTCCCCTGGCCGGGGAACTGGCCGCTGAGCTGGCCGGCGGCCTGCGCCTGGAACTGCCCGTTCGCCTGGCCGGCGAGCGGGCCTCCGGCCTGACCCGGCACCTGGCCATCGGCCTGGCCGTTCGCCTGGCCGTTCGCCTGGCCCGCGAACTGACCGTTCGCCTGGCCGTTGATCTGCCCGGGGAACTGGCCTGCGAGCTGGCCGTTCGCCTGGCCCCGGCCCTGGGCGTCGGGCTGGCCGGGGATCAGACCGTTCGCCGCGCCCGCGAGGTGGCCGGTCGTCTGGCCGTTGATCTGCCCGGGTATCTGGCCTGCGGCCTGACCCGCGACCTGGCCCGGGCCGTTCGGCTGCCCGGTCAGCGGGCTCGGGGCCTGGTCGTTGGCCTGCCCCGCGACCTGGCCCGCGAGTTGCCTCGCGGTGGCCTGGTCCTGCCCGGCCAGGGCGGCGGCAGCGGCGGGGTCCTGGTCCCGCCCGGCCAGGACAAGGGTCTCGTCCCGCCCGGCCAGGGCAGGGGGTACCGGCTTCACCGGGGGGAGGAGGACCGGGTCTATGCCCGCCGCGGCCAGGCCTTCCGGGGCCGTCTGGGAGAGGGGGACGCCGATGCGGGCCAGCCGCAGCGGCATCAGCGCCTCGACCGGGGCCTTGCGGCGCCAGGCCCGCCCGTAGCGCGCCTGCAGGCGGGCCTGGTAGATCAGCCGGTCCTGCTCCATCCCGACGGCCTGCTCGTAGGAGCGCAGCTCCCACAGCTTCATCCGGCGCCACAGCTTGAACGTGGGGACGGGGGAGAGCAGCCACCGCGTGATGCGGACGCCCTCCATGTGCCGGTCCGCGGTGATGTCCGCGATCCGGCCCACGGCGTGCCGGGCCGCCTCCACCGTGACCACGAACAGGATCGGGATCACCGCGTGCATGCCCACGCCCAGCGGGTCCGGCCAGGCCGCCGCGCCGTTGAAGGCGATCGTCGCCGCCGTCAGCAGCCACGCCGTCTGCCGCAGCAGCGGGAACGGGATGCGGATCCAGGTCAGCAGCAGATCCAGCGCCAGCAGCACGCAGATGCCCGCGTCGATGCCGATCGGGAACACCAGCGAGAAGCTGCCGAAGCCCTTCTGCAGCGCGAGCGCGCGCACCGCGGCATACGATCCCGCGAAACCGATCCCCGCGATGACCACGGCACCGGCGACCACGACACCGATCAATATGCGGTGCGTACGAGTCAGCTGCATCGCGGCCACCCGCGATCCCCTCCCCTTAATGAGCTATGGCAGGCACAGCGTACGGCCTGTCGTCAGGAGGTCGACTGCGACGGCTGCGGGGACTCCTTCTTGGGCTCTTCCTTGCTCTCTTCCTTGGCCTCGCCCTTGTTGGCCGCCTCGACCGACGCGACCGTCTCCTTGGCCGCCGCGATGGCGTTCTCCATCAGCTTCGCCTGGTCGGGGGCGTCGGCACCCTCGTAGGACGCGCCGTTGTAGTCGACCGTCACGACGACGTTCTGGGTGCGCGCCACGATCGTCGTGTTGAAGAACTGCACGTCCTTCTTCACGCCGTACACGACCGACGTGCCCTCGTCGCCGATGCTGCCCGCCGGCTCCACCTTCACGTCGGTGGCGTCCTGCGTCGCCTTCGCCGTCTCGACCTGCTTCTTGTACTGTTCCTCGGCGCGCTTGTTGCCGCTGCCGAGCGACGCGTGCGACTCGTAGCGGATCAGCGAGACCGAGAGCCAGCGGTACTTCGAGCCCTTCAGGCCGTCCACGTCGAGGCCGTTCCAGGAGCAGCTGGCGCGGCTGGACAGGTCGTTCGACTTGGTCGCCGTACCGCTCTTGTCCTTCGCCTCCGGGACGAGCGAGTCGATGCTCTTCTCGGCTATGGCCTTGCAGGGCTCGGGCAGCGTGGCGTACGCGACCTTCTCCAGCGCGGCGGAGCCCTTCGGGTTCGGCTTGGAGGAGGACGCGGACGACCCGGACTTCTTGCCGTTGTCCGAACCCGAACCCGAGTCCTTGCCCGAATCGGAGGAGCATCCGGCGACGGTGAGGATCACCGGGACGGCTGCGCAGGCGAGAACGCGGGTGAGGCGCGAGGCTGATCGGTGCATGGTTCCTTCAGACGTTGTGGGTCTTCATCGGTCTTCGTACGGGCGTATCGAGGGCACGGGACCCGAGCAACGGTAGCCCGACGCGGCGCGAGCCTGCTGTGCGCGCCGTCACGCGGACCCCCCGTACGCCCCCGGTCACTCGCTGAACCGCTCCGCCAGGGCCTGCGCCAACTGGCGCGCCCGGTCCTGGGTTTCGGTGCTCGGCGGGACGGCGCCGGCCGGTGAGGGCTGGACGCTGTACTCGACGGTGACCAGGACATTGGAGGTGCGGAACACAATCCGCACGCTGCGCGCCTGCGCGGCGGTGGCGCCGGCCGCGCTCAGCTTGTCCTCGATGAAGGCCTCGTCGCCGAGGTCCTCCAGGACGCGGGAGCCGAGCTCGGGCGTGGGGGTGGGGGTGGCGCTGCCGGGGCTCGCGCCGGGGCTGCGGGGGCCGGTGCTCGCGCTCGCGCTGGGGCTCGCACCCGCACCCGCACCCGTACTGGCACTCGCGCTCGGGCTCGCGCTGGGGCTCGCGGTCGTTCCGGGCGTGGGGCTCGTGCCGGTGCTGGGGCTGGTGGTGGGCCCGGGGAAGGGCAGCTTCGCGTCCGTCAGCCGGCGCACGTACACCTGGCGGGCCCGGTCGTCGTCGCTGGCGGTGGCGCGGTCGTACGAGACCACGCGCTCGAATCCGACGTACAGCAGTCGCGTTTCGGCGGGCGTGGTCGCGGTCCAGCGGCAACCGACGTGCCGGTCGCCGTCGTAGGAGGTGTCCGCGGTGCCGGCGTAGAGCTTGTCGAGCGTTTCCTCGGTGAGGGAGTCCGGAGCCGGCAGCATCGCCTTGAGGCGCTTGCTTTCGGGGGCCTTGCAAGGGGAGGGCAGGCTGCGGTACTTCCCGGCGGGCGCGGGGGCGGGGTTGCCGCCGGCCTTCGCGTCGTTGACGGCTCCGCCGCCGCTGCCGCTGGTACACCCGGTGAGACCGACGGTCGCGAGCGCGGTGAGCATCGCGATGCCGGGCAGGACTCGTCGTACTGCATTGGCCGCCTTGGCTGCCTTGCGCTGCACGTCCACTGGCTCCCTTCGACCGGCCGGTCGCCCGGGCCGGTCAGGAAAATGCGTTGCCGCGGCTGGGGCGCGGCTGGACACAATGTCTATCGCACACGCTGGTGCCGGCGCCGGTCCGCTGTCTGTTTTGGGGCTATGAGCGAGGCTTTTGCGTATTGAGACTTTTCTTTGATTAACGGGGTATTGGGGCTGTTATGTCGTATGTAGAGGTGCCCGGGGCGAAGGTCCCGATCCGGATGTGGACCGACCCGAAGTCGGTCGAGCCCGGTGCGATGCAGCAGCTCCACAACGTGGCGACCCTCCCGTGGATCAAGGGCCTGGCCGTGATGCCGGACGTCCACTACGGCAAGGGCGCCACGGTCGGCTCGGTGATCGCCATGAAGGACGCGGTCTGTCCGGCGGCGGTGGGCGTGGACATCGGCTGCGGCATGTCGGCGGTCAAGACGTCCCTGACGGCGAACGACCTGCCGGGCGACCTGTCGGCGCTGCGCTCGAAGATCGAGCGGGCGATCCCGGTCGGGGCGGGCATGCACCGGGATCCGGTGGACCCGGACCGGCTGTACGGGTTTCCGGTGGACGGGTACGGGGGGCTGTGGGAGCGGTTCGACTACCTGGCGGACGAGGTGAAGTTCCGGCGAGAGCGGGCCCTGCGGCAATTGGGTAGCTTGGGCACGGGAAATCACTTCTGGGAGTTGTGTATTGATGTGTCCGGTTCGGTGTGGATCATGCTGCACTCCGGTTCCCGGAACATCGGCAACGAACTCGCCGAGCACCACATCGGCGTGGCCCGGGGGCTCTCGCACAATCAGGGTCTGGTCGACCGCGACCTGGCGGTGTTCCTGGCGGCCACCCCGGAGATGCAGGCGTACCGGAACGATCTCTTCTGGGCGCAGGAGTACGCCAAGTACAACCGTGCCGCGATGATGAGCCTGTCGAAGGAGGTCATCCGCAAGGAGTTCCGGAAGGCCAAGGTCTCCTTCGGTGAGGAGATCAGCTGCCACCACAACTACGTGGCGGAGGAGCGGTACGACGGCATGGACCTGCTGGTCACGCGGAAGGGCGCGATCCGCGCCGGCAGCGGGGACTACGGGATCATCCCGGGCTCCATGGGGACGGGCTCGTACATCGTGAAGGGCCTCGGGAACGAGAAGTCCTTCAACTCGGCCTCGCACGGCGCGGGGCGGAAGATGAGCCGGACGGCGGCGAAGAAGCGGTTCTCGGCGCGGGACCTGGCGGAGCAGACCAAGGGCGTGGAGTGCCGTAAGGACTCGGGCGTCGTGGACGAGATCCCGGGTGCGTACAAGTCGATCGAGCAGGTCATCGACCAGCAGACCGATCTGGTCGAGGTCGTGGCGAAGCTCAAGCAGGTCATCTGCATCAAGGGCTGAGGCCCGCCGGTGCAGTTGTCGGGGGAGTGGAAGGGCCCGGACCGATCTCTCGGTCCGGGCCCTTCCGCGTCGCTCCCCGTGTCCGTCTTTGTCCCCGTCCGCCCCGCCTCAGCCGG
This genomic window contains:
- a CDS encoding DUF3995 domain-containing protein translates to MNETARRRRTGIAAAAVLAADGLAHLYWATGLTWPAASERALSLAVLGTEVSFAPRVVLPLAALTLTAAGAVLAHAHGRGGAATRLVTGAVAGGLAVRGLAGLGWAAGLLDTPPGPFRFLNLALYTPACLGLGWAAARLARAR
- a CDS encoding ATP-binding protein, whose product is MRDRLYPRSRQTIGSAREFTGVTLDAWGVTSRRYDLLLCVSELATNALLHGVPPGRGYRLRLLRFEGVVRVEVHDSGAGRPRIAERDPSAERGRGLLLVAALADRWGVGVRTPGKVVWAEFDG
- a CDS encoding SRPBCC family protein, whose amino-acid sequence is MTAYASGAAAIDTVARLRIMAAGIRGARVVERVLPAPVERVWAVMSDLEGEFGRFQPDMRRVRVLRVTGDRVEALARSRWGLRAHFRGVLRPGWCWLQSRFLIIGMAAAPEPGGGTRVALTGGVRVPGRAAIVPLGAAAELADAMARLEARLG
- a CDS encoding DUF1876 domain-containing protein, with product MSTLVGWHVELEFTEEGNRTSAAALVRLGDGSEMRARGYAMRHPTDPEQLRVGEEIAGSRALMDLASQMLQKAHAEIDEVSGRHSYPLTQ
- the hemB gene encoding porphobilinogen synthase, which gives rise to MSAYGSFPGSRPRRLRTTPAMRRMVAETRLHPSDLILPAFVREGISEPLAISAMPGVVQHTRDTLRKAAVEAVEAGVAGIMLFGVPADENKDALGTAGTEPDGILQVAIRDVKAEVGDDLVIMSDLCLDEYTDHGHCGVLDEHGRIDNDATLERYAEMAQVQADAGVHVVGPSGMMDGQVGVVRDALDETGHEDVAILAYTAKYTSAFYGPFREAVGSSLQGDRKTYQQDPANARESLRELALDLEEGADMVMVKPGGPYLDILYRVAQAVDVPVSAYQISGEFAMIEAAAEKGWIERDRAILESLLGFKRAGADTILTYWATEVAGWLRQER
- a CDS encoding RNA polymerase sigma factor, encoding MSPADRDRGIALARAARAGNTLAMDDLLDHLTPYVARICTPIARADGPDATQEALVAVFKALRGLREPETLYGWVRAIAVREAVRVAQRAARAVPAELADVPERGDPQLAADIDDVLARLSPGHRAVLVLRDVEGLDEESAAALLGVPAGTAKSRLHRARSSFRKAWFS
- a CDS encoding helix-turn-helix transcriptional regulator, translated to MKMVGALVAAARVAKGLTQRELAEQVVMDIETLASIEQGRRVLMPDVAERMDRILGLPGLLAVAANKMPEVDSIPPWAEEYFEREAEAFSLSWYDTLIVPGLLQTEAYARAVFRCRVPYMGEEKIEFQTARRMKRQEILGRPVPPTLGFVVWEAALRDRIGGEEIYREQLRHLRACADRPTISLQVLPLGITAHAGLDGPFILLETPDLQRLAYSETQRGSILVRDPNEVSILSQKYAMLRSQALNVVQTKGLLDQLLGE
- a CDS encoding DUF397 domain-containing protein, whose amino-acid sequence is MSTHLKWFKSSYSGSEGGQCLEVAIAWRKSSYSGSEGGACVEVAPCTSADEVHVRDSKVPHGPTLTLSPSTWTGLTHWVSG